The Halalkalicoccus tibetensis genome contains the following window.
GGGACTGATCAATCGGTGGCTTGCCCCCTCAGGAAGCCGATCGCGCGGTGTACGGGTCGTTCGATCCGCGGGGCGGCGACGACCGCCGTTCCGACGCCGCGTCGGGCCTACGCTCGATCGACGTCCGGAAGGAACGGATCGGGGTTGCCGTGGCGAACCGACCCCAGGGCGGTCCCGTCGACGGTCTTGAAGTGCGAGTGGACACGGCCCTTCGCCAGGGCGGACTTGATCATCCCCTTCGCGAGCCGAATGTCGTACTGGCCGGCGACGAGGATGATCGTATCGCTTTCAGGATCGACGAATTCGGTGACCAGATAGACGTAGCCGTCGGTCTCGTTCCGATAGACCTGGTACTCGGGGAACTCGCCCCGGTCGAACGCCTCGGAGAACGGCTCGGCGTGGTTATCCGGGAGCATGTAGACCAGGCCGAACCGGTCGTCGTCGCCCTGGTCCCTGCTCACCGGGGAGGTATGAACGGCCGGCATCGAGACGACGTCCCAGCCCTCGTCCCGGCGGCGATCGGCGATCTCCGCCATCTCGTCGTTCGTTCGGACCCACGCCTCCTTCACGGCGTTCGACCGCTCTCGAACCCCGTCGCCGTCCGTCCCGGGTCGACCCATGTCTCCGTTCATGGAAACGATCGCTTAGTCTCTTTCGGTGAGGCTTCCGATCAGGCGATCCCGAGGGCCGTCTCCATCAGGTACGACGCCAGGAGGATGAAGAGACTCCCCAGGAAGAGCTTCCCCGCGGGGTCGATGCGCCGGATCGGCGGGGGCGCCGGCAGCCACCGCAGCGGGGGGGACGCCGCCACGAGCGTCTGGAACCGGGTCCGCTCCGGCGCGGACTCGCTCGCGATCGCTCGCTGTCGATCCCGAGCGTCCTCTCGCAGCTCCTCGGGCGAGGAGGGCCACAGCCGGACGGTCGCGTACGCCATCAGCAGGAATCCGATCAGGAAGAGGACGGTCTTCGCCCGGACCAACCCGCCGCCGGTCGCGGCGGCGACGACGAGCGCGACGGCGATCGCCGCCGCCGTCGTTATCAGCGCGTATGCTACGGCGTCGACGCAGACCAGCGCCGCCGTCCGGAGGCGGGCGGCGAGCGAGTCCCTGTCCATCGCCTATCGGTGGCGCTCGTCGAGCACCTGACCGGGATCGCGGTAGTCCGCGTCCGGGTCGTGGCGGTGACAGAGGCTTCGGCGACCCGAGGGGCTGACCTCGTAGTAGTCGGGTTCAACCGGTTCGGCGTCCGCGTCCTCGGATCGATCTTCGTCGGGAACGCGTCCCTCACAGACGCTGCCGAACGTCTCGAAAAGGACCTCGAGGGCCGTCTCCTCGTCGCCCGATCGGACATGGTCGGCGGTCTCATCGAGCGTCGCCTCGACGTCCTCGGGGAGCTCCTGATCGGCGAACAGCTCCTCGTAGACCTCGTCGATCGTCCCGAAACGCGACTCGCGCCCGAGCAGCCCCCGGATCCGCTCGGTGACCGTCCGATCGGCCCGCTCGCGCTCGCGCAGTACCTCCCGGAGAGTGCCGATGCGGGTCCACAGCTCGTCATCGAGATGGCGGTACTCCTCGGGCCGGATACGCGCCGGACAGCGCGTGCTGAACGGGCAACCGGTCGGCGGATGGCGCGGGTTCGGGGGCGTGCCCTGGAGGGTGATGCGGTCCCGCTTGGCCGTCGGGTCCGGTTTAGGGATGGCCGACAACAGCGAGTGAGTGTAGGGGTTCGCCGGGTCGGTGAACAGCTCCTCGGTCGGTCCCAGCTCCATGATGTTCCCGAGATACATCACCGCCACCCGGTCGCAGATATGCCTGACAACCGAGAGGTCGTGGGCGATGAAGAGGTAGGTCAGCCCGAACTCCTCCTGGAGGTCCTCGAGCAGGTTGATCACCTCGGCCTGCACCGAGACGTCGAGCGCGCTGACGGGCTCGTCGAGCACGATGAACTCGGGTTCGAGCGTCAGCGTTCGCGCGATGCCGATGCGCTGGCGCTGACCGCCCGAGAACTGATGGGGATAGCGGTAGTAGTGCTCGGGCTTGAGGCCGACGGTATCGAGCAGCTCCCGGACGCGCTGGCGGCGCTCCCTGGCGGTTCCCCAGTCGTGGACGTCCAGCGGCTCGCGGACGATCTCGCCGACGGTCATCCGGTCGTTGAGGCTCGAATCGGGGTCCTGAAAGACGATCTGCGTGTCCCGACGCCACTCGGCGAGCTCGCGTCCGGAGAGCTCGGTCGCGTCCCGGCCGTCGAACAGCACCTCGCCGCCGGTCGCGGACTCGAGCTGGACGAGCGTCCGGCCGAGCGTCGTCTTCCCACAGCCCGACTCGCCGACCAGCCCGAGCGTCTCGCCGCGCTTGATGTCGAAGCTGACGCCGTCGACGGCCTTGACCGGCGCGCTGGAGAACAGCCCGTCGTCGTCGTAGTAGGTCCGCAGGTCGCGGACTCGTACCATCACGTCTCCTCTACTGCGCTCGGCGTCGGAAGCGGGTTCCTGGCTCATCGGTCCTCACCTCCGGTCGGCCGGTCCCCGTCGGCGGGGCTCGCGGCCCCTCGGATCGAGTCGTCGCGCTCCGCGTGGCGCTCGACGGCTTCCTCGGTCGGCCGGTCCTCGGGGTACAGTAGGCAGGCCGCCCGGTGGCTATCGGTCCCCTCGTTGACGGGCATCGAGACCGGATGGACGTGCTCGCAGTCCTCGAATGCCTCGGGACATCGCGGCGCGAACCGGCAGTAGGTCGCCGGCTCGTTCGGCGTCGGGACGGTCCCCTCGATCGTCCGCAGTCGATCGCCGCTCTGTCGGCCGGGAATCGACTCCAACAGTCCGCGCGTGTAGGGGTGTCTCGGTTCGGCGAACAGCGGCTCCACGCCGGCGGTCTCGACGATCTCGCCGGCGTACATGACGTTCACCCGATTGGAGACGTCGGCGATCACACCCATGTCGTGGGTGATGAACATGATCGCGAGGTCGCGCTCGACCTGCAGCTCCCGCAGGAGGTCGAGGATCTGGGCCTGGATCGTCACGTCCAGCGCCGTCGTCGGCTCGTCACAGATCAGGACCTCCGGGTCGCAGGCCAACGCCATCGCGATCACCGCCCGCTGGCGCATCCCGCCGGAGAACTGGTGGGGGTACTCGGCGACCCGACGGCGGGCGTCGGGGATGCCGACCGCCTCCAGCAGGTCGATGGCCTCACGGGTCGCGTCCCGGCCGGAGAGGTCCTGGTGCAGCCGCAGTGCCTCCTTGATCTGGTTGCCGACGGTGTAGACGGGGTTGAGGCTAGTCAGCGGGTCC
Protein-coding sequences here:
- a CDS encoding oligopeptide/dipeptide ABC transporter ATP-binding protein, translating into MSQEPASDAERSRGDVMVRVRDLRTYYDDDGLFSSAPVKAVDGVSFDIKRGETLGLVGESGCGKTTLGRTLVQLESATGGEVLFDGRDATELSGRELAEWRRDTQIVFQDPDSSLNDRMTVGEIVREPLDVHDWGTARERRQRVRELLDTVGLKPEHYYRYPHQFSGGQRQRIGIARTLTLEPEFIVLDEPVSALDVSVQAEVINLLEDLQEEFGLTYLFIAHDLSVVRHICDRVAVMYLGNIMELGPTEELFTDPANPYTHSLLSAIPKPDPTAKRDRITLQGTPPNPRHPPTGCPFSTRCPARIRPEEYRHLDDELWTRIGTLREVLRERERADRTVTERIRGLLGRESRFGTIDEVYEELFADQELPEDVEATLDETADHVRSGDEETALEVLFETFGSVCEGRVPDEDRSEDADAEPVEPDYYEVSPSGRRSLCHRHDPDADYRDPGQVLDERHR
- a CDS encoding ABC transporter ATP-binding protein, with product MSMELEHEDTTGRTEPIITVRNLRTAFFTDKEVIRAVDGVSFDIAPGETVGIVGESGSGKSVTARSIMGLIESPGRILDGSSIRYRHPETVREFAERFPKRTVDLTDFEGDRDPAALFDHPDVDATPSSFGYEDPEEATLEDFTGVGYGDALGIDRGDCVFVTEGSHEDPVDGFVEVTRLSGEAQRAIRGGRIAMVFQDPLTSLNPVYTVGNQIKEALRLHQDLSGRDATREAIDLLEAVGIPDARRRVAEYPHQFSGGMRQRAVIAMALACDPEVLICDEPTTALDVTIQAQILDLLRELQVERDLAIMFITHDMGVIADVSNRVNVMYAGEIVETAGVEPLFAEPRHPYTRGLLESIPGRQSGDRLRTIEGTVPTPNEPATYCRFAPRCPEAFEDCEHVHPVSMPVNEGTDSHRAACLLYPEDRPTEEAVERHAERDDSIRGAASPADGDRPTGGEDR